One region of Intestinimonas massiliensis (ex Afouda et al. 2020) genomic DNA includes:
- a CDS encoding Crp/Fnr family transcriptional regulator produces the protein MRTSPLFAGMEEEEIRAILGCLDARVERYPKGAYLLRVGDTVESVGLLLAGGALVTQESFWGSRNIMARIGPGQLFAEAFACSPGAVLNIAVAAEAPCTVLFLNVRRILTMCPTTCAHHSRMIRNLLSDLAGKNLRFTEKLTHMGQRTTREKLLSYLSAEAQRCGDAEFDIPYSRQQLADYLSVERSGLSAELCRMRDEGILAFHKNHFQLLATP, from the coding sequence ATGAGGACCTCGCCCCTCTTTGCCGGGATGGAGGAGGAGGAGATCCGGGCCATTCTCGGGTGCCTGGACGCCCGGGTGGAGCGCTATCCCAAGGGGGCGTATCTGCTCCGGGTGGGCGATACGGTGGAGTCCGTCGGGCTGCTCCTGGCCGGCGGCGCTCTGGTGACCCAGGAGAGCTTTTGGGGGAGCCGCAACATTATGGCGCGCATCGGACCGGGGCAGTTGTTTGCCGAGGCCTTTGCCTGTTCGCCCGGCGCGGTGCTCAACATCGCAGTGGCAGCCGAGGCTCCCTGCACCGTGCTCTTCCTGAACGTCCGGCGCATCCTGACCATGTGTCCCACCACCTGCGCCCACCACAGCCGTATGATCCGCAACCTGCTCTCTGACCTGGCCGGAAAGAACCTGCGCTTTACGGAGAAGCTCACCCACATGGGGCAGCGCACCACCCGGGAAAAGCTGCTGTCCTATCTGTCGGCGGAGGCGCAGCGGTGCGGCGATGCGGAATTTGACATTCCCTATTCCCGGCAGCAACTGGCCGACTACCTCTCGGTGGAACGGAGCGGCCTTTCCGCCGAGCTGTGTCGGATGCGGGATGAGGGGATTCTGGCGTTCCACAAAAACCACTTCCAACTGCTGGCAACGCCATAG